AACCCCGCCGACCGGTACGTACGGGTCGGCGGCGCCTCCATCGAACCCGCCACCGGCCGCGTCGTCGCCCTCTACGGCGGCGTCGACTACACCCGGCAGTACGTCAACAACGCCACCCGCCGCGACTACCAGGTCGGCTCCACCTTCAAACCGTTCGTCCTGGCCTCCGCCGTGGCCCACGGCGCCACCACGCAGACCGGCGAACCCATCACCCCGAACACCGTCTACGACGGCAGCAACAAACGCCCCGTCGAAGGCTGGACCGGCGCCCTCTACGCCCCCGCCAACGAGGACGACGTCAACTACGGCGGCATCCCCCTGCGCACCGCCACCGACCGGTCCGTCAACGCCGTGTACGCGCAGCTCGCCGTCGACGTCGGACCGAAGAAGGTCAAGCGCACCGCCATCGCCCTCGGCCTGCCCGCCGACACCCCCGACCTCAACGCCTCCCCGTCGATCGCCCTGGGCCCCGCCACCGCCAGCGTCCTCGACATGGCGGAGGCGTACGCGACGCTCGCCAACCACGGCCGGCGCGGCCTGTACACCCTCGTCGACAAGGTCGAACGGATCGACCCCGCCGGCGACCAGCCCCTGCCCCTGCCCGCCGCCGGCGCCACCGTCCGCCAGGCCGTCAGCCGCGAGGCCGCCGACACCACCACGGCCGTGCTGCGCGGCGTCGTCGAGGGCGGCACCGGCACCGCCGCCCGCGCCGCGGGACGCCCCGCCGCCGGCAAGACCGGCACCGCCGAGGACGACAAGGCCGCCTGGTTCGCGGGTTACACGCCCGACCTCGCCACCGTCGTCGCCCTCATGGGCCAGGACCCCGACACGGGCGCCCAGCGGCCGCTGTACGGGGCGCTCGGCCTGGACCGCGTCAACGGCGGCGGCCCGCCCGCGGAGATCTGGGCCCACTACACGGGAACCGCCCTGGAGGGCACACCGGTCCGGGACTTCGACCTGGAGGTCGCCGAAGGCGCCGACTTCCCGTTCGACGCGCCCTGGGGCACCGACCGGCCGCCCGGGTCGGAGGCCCCCTGGGAGGGGCCGCACGAGGAGGAGGTGTGGGCGCCGGACGGCGAACGGTACGACGAGGGCGACCACGGCCCCGGCCGCACCCCCGCCGCACGGCCGGAACAACCCCCCGGCCGGACCCGGACCCAGGACCAGGCACAGGACCAGTCCGAGAACCAAGGGCAGGCACGGAACCCGGGACAGGCACAGCCATGACCCGGGCGCAGGCACCCGGCGGCGAACAGCGCCGGGGACGGACGGCGACCCCGGGGAACGGACCGGAACAGCGACCACCCGCCCCCGCCCCGGCACCGGGCCCGGGCGCGGCCCCCGCGGGCGGCACCGTCCGGACGGGGCCCGCGGCCGGCCGTCAGTGACCCGACGTGGCCTTCAGCCCCACCACGGCCACCAGCAGCAGACAGACGAAGAAGATCCGGGCGGCGGTCGCGGGCTCGTCGAAGACGACCATCCCCAGCACCGCCGCACCGGCGGCGCCGATCCCCACCCACACCCCGTACGCCGTGCCGATCGGCAGCGTCCGGGCCGCCCGCGCCAGCAACACCATGCTGGCGGCGATCCCCAGACACGTCAGCACGCTCGGCCACAGCCGCGTGAACCCGTCGGTGTACTTCATCCCCACCGACCAGCCGACCTCCAGCAGACCGGCGACGACGAGCAGGACCCAGGCCATGGCGACACGCACCCTTCGAGACGAGAGCAACAGGCGGTGCGTCGTCTTTGCCTTCGGACCCGGTACGGCGCGTCTCGTCGGGTTCCCCCCAGGGTAACCGGACCCGGGGGGACGGGCGGCGGGGGCCGGAACGCTCAGAGGTAGAGCCCCGTGGAGTCCTCCGACCCCTCGAAGCGGTCGGCGGCCACCGCGTGCAGGTCCCGCTCCCGCATCAGCACGTACGCCACGCCCCGCACCTCGACCTCGGCACGGTCCTCGGGGTCGTACAGGACGCGGTCGCCCGCCTCGACGGTCCGGACGTTCTGACCGACCGCGACCACCTCGGCCCAGGCCAGCCTGCGGCCCACCGCCGCGGTCGCGGGGATGAGGATGCCGCCTCCCGAGCGCCGCTCGCCCTCGGGAACGTCGGACCGGACCAGCACCCGGTCGTGCAGCATCCGGATGGGCAACTTGTCGTGGGTGTTCTCGCTCACGCCACGAACTTACCCGGCCGGGCCGCACACCGGCGCCGGAGGGGCCCCGCACACGGCCGGAACCCCGACCGCGAGCGGCGCCCCGCCCCCCGCCGGAACGCCGCGGACCGACGGGGGGCGGCGCGAACCGCGGCGGACCGGCGGGGACCGGCCGGGAGGCGGGGCGGCGCCGGCCGGGGGACTACTTCCGGCGCTTGCCGCGGCCCGACAGCACGATCAGGCCGACGACACCGACGGCGAGCAGCGCCACCGGGATCACCCGCTCCAGGCGCGGGCCACCGTCCTCGGTCACCAGGCCCGCCTTGACGTCGGCCACCACCCGGTTCACGGCGACGTAGGCCCGGCCGGCCGTCTCGTCGACCGTGGACGCCACCTTCGCCTTCGCGTCGCCCATGATCGTCTTCGGGTGCATCCGTACGCCGATCTCGTCGAGCGTGACGGCGAGCTGCTCGCGCCGGCGGACGATGTCCGCCTCGATCTGCGCGGGGGTCCTGGCGTCCGACACCGAGCTGCCTCCGTAGGTGGTCGTGGATCTCCGGTCGTCCCGCACAGTTTGTCAGCTCCGCGGCCCGCAGGCTGTCACAGACCCCCATTAGGCTCGGTCCGGTACCACCACACCCCCGTGAGGAGCCACGACCATGAGCGAGCGACTGCAGCCCGGCGACACCGCCCCCGCCTTCACCCTGCCCGACGCGGACGGCAAGGAGGTCTCGCTCGCGGACCACAAGGGCCGCAAGGTCATCGTCTACTTCTACCCGGCCGCCCTCACCCCCGGCTGCACCAAGCAGGCGTGCGACTTCACCGACAACCTCGACGTCCTGGCCGACGCCGGGTACGACGTGATCGGCGTCTCGCCGGACAAGCCGGAGAAGCTGGCGAAGTTCCGGGAGAAGGAGGACCTGCGGGTCACGCTCGTCGGCGACCCGGAGAAGAAGGTCCTGGAGGCGTACGGCGCCTTCGGCGAGAAGAAGCTCTACGGCAAGACGGTGACGGGCGTCATCCGCTCCACCGTGATCGTCGACGCCGACGGCAAGGTCGAGCGCGCCCTGTACAACGTGAAGGCCACCGGCCACGTCGCGAAGATCATCAAGGACCTCGGCATCTGACCCCGGCGCGCCCCCTCGCACCCCCACCACGAACGGCCCGCACCGCCCCACCGGCGGCCCGGGCCCTTCCGCCCGCCGAACGTGACCACCGGACAAGCGTTTCGTTGACCCGTACGAGGCCACGAACGTACGGCCGGATGGGGAGGGGAGCGCGATGGCGGTGGTCAGGTACACCCGGGAACTGCTCGCGGAGGCGGCACGCGCGACGAACGACTGGCATGAAGCGGTGCGCTGGTGCGGTGGCACACCCACGGCGGGCAGTCGACGCTACCTGCGCAGGAAGATGGCGGAGGCCGGCGTGGACACCTCCCACTTCCCCGCACGGTGGGCCCGGCACACGGAGGAGACCCTGCGCGAGGCGGTCGCCCTCTCGAACGGTGTCAGCGACGTCGTGCGCCGCCTCGGACTCCGTCCGGTCGGTGGGAACCAAGCCCACATCAGCCGCCGGATCGCAGCGCTCGGCATCGACACCTCGCACTTCGCGGCACCACGGGGGGCCGGCTCCAGGCGGGCACGGCGGCCGCTGCTGACCCTCCGGGCGCCGGAGGAGGGCCGGGTGCGCGGCGAGCGGCTCCGACGCGAGCTGCTCAGGACCGGGGTGCCGGAGCGGTGCGCGACGTGCGGCACCGGGCCCGAGTGGAACGGCGCACCCCTCCGGCTGGAAGTCGACCACATCAGCGGGGACTGGTGGGACAACCGCCCGGGGAACCTCCGCCTGCTCTGCCCGAACTGCCACGCCGTCACCGACACCCACCGGGGTCGTAGGCGGAGGACGACGGCATGAGCACGCCCCGGTACACCCGCGACGTCCTGGCGAGGACCGCCGCCTCGTCGTCCAGCCTCGTGGACCTCCTGCGGCGTCTCGGCACACCCGTCGGCGCCGGCCCCCTGAGGTACCTGCGCCGGAGGCTCGCGCACTACGGGACGGACACGTCCCACTTCGTGGAGGAGACCCTCCCCTCCCGGGAGAAGCGCACCTACTCCAGGGAGCGGCTGGAGGAAGCGGCCGCCCGCTCCCACAGCATCCGGGAGGTGCTGGAACACCTGGGCTGCCCACCGCAGGACGGCTCGTACGGTCACATCAGGAAGAGGCTCGACCGGTTCGGCATTGACACCTCGCACTTCACCGGTGGCCGTAGGCACGGGCCGGGCCCGCTCCCCCGCGAGCCACTGGCGTCCGCCGTCGCCGGGTCGACGAGCGTGGCGGGAGTGCTGAGAGTCCTCGGCCTCCGCGACACCGGTGCCGCACGCGCCCGGGTGAAGCGCGGGCTGGAGGCGCACGGCCTGTCCACCGCCCACTTCACGGGACAGGCCCATCGCCGCGGCACGGTCGCGCCCACCCGGAGGTCCACCGGCGAGGTCCTGCGGAGGCGACCGCCCGGTTCGCCGCGCGTGAAGACCGTCGTGCTGCGGCGGGCACTGGACGACCTGGGGGTGCCCCGCGTCTGCGCCGCGTGCGGGACCGGTGACACGTGGCAGGACCGACGGCTGGTCCTGGAGATCGACCACGTCAACGGTGACCGGCTGGACAACCGCCGGGAGAACCTCCGCTACTTGTGCCCTTCGTGCCACAGTCAGACGGGCGGTTTCTCCCGTCGGTGCCCCACTCCCGGGGCATGAGCGGCCCGCTAGAGTAGGCCGGGACGGGTCCGTACCCCAGCTGGCCGAGAGGGCGCCGGTTTAGGTCCGGTGTGTCGTGGGTTCGAGTCCCACCGGGCCCACGGAGAGACGGCCCCGCGCTTCCCTTACCGAAGGTGCGGGGCCGTTCCGTTGCGTCAGCCCAGCAGTTCCCGGAGGGACGGGAGGAGGGCGCGGAAGGCCTTGCCGCGGTGGCTGATGGCGTTCTTCTCGGCCGCGCTGAGTTCCGCGCAGGTGCGGGTGTCGCCGTCGGGCTGGAGGATCGGGTCATAGCCGAAGCCGCCGCTGCCCTCGGGGGCGTACCGGAGGGTTCCGTCGAGGCGTCCTTCGACGACGCGTTCGGTGCCGTCGGGGAGGGCGAGGGCGGCCGCGCAGGCGAAGTGGGCGCCGCGGTGGGGGGCGTCGATGTCGGCGAGCTGGGCGAGGAGGAGGTCGAGGTTGGCCTT
This portion of the Streptomyces changanensis genome encodes:
- the rdgB gene encoding RdgB/HAM1 family non-canonical purine NTP pyrophosphatase, with amino-acid sequence MTRLILATRNAGKITELRAILADAGLPHELVGADAHPDVPDVRETGVTFAENALLKAHALARATGHPAVADDSGLCVDVLGGAPGIFSARWAGRHGDDKANLDLLLAQLADIDAPHRGAHFACAAALALPDGTERVVEGRLDGTLRYAPEGSGGFGYDPILQPDGDTRTCAELSAAEKNAISHRGKAFRALLPSLRELLG
- the bcp gene encoding thioredoxin-dependent thiol peroxidase, with protein sequence MSERLQPGDTAPAFTLPDADGKEVSLADHKGRKVIVYFYPAALTPGCTKQACDFTDNLDVLADAGYDVIGVSPDKPEKLAKFREKEDLRVTLVGDPEKKVLEAYGAFGEKKLYGKTVTGVIRSTVIVDADGKVERALYNVKATGHVAKIIKDLGI
- a CDS encoding HNH endonuclease signature motif containing protein, with protein sequence MAVVRYTRELLAEAARATNDWHEAVRWCGGTPTAGSRRYLRRKMAEAGVDTSHFPARWARHTEETLREAVALSNGVSDVVRRLGLRPVGGNQAHISRRIAALGIDTSHFAAPRGAGSRRARRPLLTLRAPEEGRVRGERLRRELLRTGVPERCATCGTGPEWNGAPLRLEVDHISGDWWDNRPGNLRLLCPNCHAVTDTHRGRRRRTTA
- a CDS encoding DUF3618 domain-containing protein; amino-acid sequence: MSDARTPAQIEADIVRRREQLAVTLDEIGVRMHPKTIMGDAKAKVASTVDETAGRAYVAVNRVVADVKAGLVTEDGGPRLERVIPVALLAVGVVGLIVLSGRGKRRK
- a CDS encoding HNH endonuclease signature motif containing protein; protein product: MSTPRYTRDVLARTAASSSSLVDLLRRLGTPVGAGPLRYLRRRLAHYGTDTSHFVEETLPSREKRTYSRERLEEAAARSHSIREVLEHLGCPPQDGSYGHIRKRLDRFGIDTSHFTGGRRHGPGPLPREPLASAVAGSTSVAGVLRVLGLRDTGAARARVKRGLEAHGLSTAHFTGQAHRRGTVAPTRRSTGEVLRRRPPGSPRVKTVVLRRALDDLGVPRVCAACGTGDTWQDRRLVLEIDHVNGDRLDNRRENLRYLCPSCHSQTGGFSRRCPTPGA
- a CDS encoding transglycosylase domain-containing protein — its product is MSDDPPQPTTGGWEPRDPTVHTPGGTPARPPRRARLRIRRRKRRTGWRRIIPTRRTVLGGFLLLVLLATGGLLAGYHLVDVPPANAAATAQANVYLYADGTPLAQGGRVNRESVPLARVPRPLRQAVLAAEDRDFHTEPGVDPEALVRAAWNTVTGKGTQGGSTITQQYVKNYYLGQERTLTRKVKEFFIAIKLDRSQTKDQILEGYLNTSYYGRNAYGAQAAARAYYGKDVQDLSTAEGAYLASLLNAPSAYDVGARPTNRPRALARWNYVLDAMVQERWLTAAERKGLVFPAVLPARPTAGLAGQRGYAVQAVDAFLARNGILSEQAIAAGGYRITTTLEKGRMDAFADAVRAQVTDRLDPAANPADRYVRVGGASIEPATGRVVALYGGVDYTRQYVNNATRRDYQVGSTFKPFVLASAVAHGATTQTGEPITPNTVYDGSNKRPVEGWTGALYAPANEDDVNYGGIPLRTATDRSVNAVYAQLAVDVGPKKVKRTAIALGLPADTPDLNASPSIALGPATASVLDMAEAYATLANHGRRGLYTLVDKVERIDPAGDQPLPLPAAGATVRQAVSREAADTTTAVLRGVVEGGTGTAARAAGRPAAGKTGTAEDDKAAWFAGYTPDLATVVALMGQDPDTGAQRPLYGALGLDRVNGGGPPAEIWAHYTGTALEGTPVRDFDLEVAEGADFPFDAPWGTDRPPGSEAPWEGPHEEEVWAPDGERYDEGDHGPGRTPAARPEQPPGRTRTQDQAQDQSENQGQARNPGQAQP
- a CDS encoding DMT family transporter is translated as MAWVLLVVAGLLEVGWSVGMKYTDGFTRLWPSVLTCLGIAASMVLLARAARTLPIGTAYGVWVGIGAAGAAVLGMVVFDEPATAARIFFVCLLLVAVVGLKATSGH
- a CDS encoding GroES family chaperonin — its product is MSENTHDKLPIRMLHDRVLVRSDVPEGERRSGGGILIPATAAVGRRLAWAEVVAVGQNVRTVEAGDRVLYDPEDRAEVEVRGVAYVLMRERDLHAVAADRFEGSEDSTGLYL